Proteins encoded within one genomic window of Fibrobacter sp. UWB16:
- a CDS encoding tRNA-dihydrouridine synthase → MDGVTDAPFRRLCRVLSGDRMGLLVSEFVPTDGDAVFNPDGHKQLKFFPEERPFGIQIFGRFPDRMAAAAGKIAERYHPEFIEVNAGCPAPKVAGKGSGSGLLRDLPRLQEILHDVKAVLDAKTPEIPLTLKCRIGWDDDSINVMETLKIAEGEGVEMLTVHGRTRLQGYNGLANWDWIGKVAAAAKIPLIGNGDVNSVECARERINTYGVSGVSIGRGAMHNPWIFGQIADAWEGREKHVITAQEALDVFPLYYKFKIEDGATEMNAMGRMKQLAARLCKGFCLDGNRRSRNGVRDDNAGGAIPGENDVAMSVRQALLTCQSAAEMLDQVEKLKDGIAREMVFEPERLVNLNGAKETELKFGDQFKGR, encoded by the coding sequence GTTTCGGAGTTTGTTCCGACGGATGGCGATGCCGTTTTCAACCCGGATGGTCACAAGCAACTGAAGTTTTTTCCGGAAGAGCGCCCGTTTGGCATCCAGATTTTTGGGCGTTTCCCGGACCGAATGGCTGCGGCAGCAGGCAAGATTGCCGAACGCTACCACCCGGAATTCATCGAAGTGAATGCGGGGTGTCCGGCGCCGAAGGTGGCGGGCAAGGGGAGCGGTTCTGGACTATTGCGGGACTTGCCCCGCTTGCAAGAGATTCTGCACGACGTGAAGGCGGTTTTGGACGCAAAGACGCCGGAGATTCCGCTCACGCTTAAGTGCCGTATAGGCTGGGACGACGATAGCATCAACGTGATGGAAACGCTCAAAATTGCCGAGGGCGAGGGCGTTGAAATGCTCACGGTTCATGGTCGCACGCGTTTGCAGGGCTATAACGGCCTCGCGAACTGGGACTGGATTGGCAAAGTTGCCGCTGCGGCAAAGATTCCCTTGATTGGCAATGGCGATGTGAATAGCGTCGAATGCGCACGCGAACGCATTAATACTTACGGCGTTTCGGGCGTGAGCATTGGGCGCGGGGCGATGCATAACCCGTGGATTTTCGGACAAATTGCGGATGCGTGGGAAGGTCGCGAAAAGCATGTGATTACCGCGCAAGAAGCACTTGATGTGTTCCCGCTCTATTACAAGTTTAAGATTGAGGATGGGGCAACGGAAATGAATGCAATGGGCCGTATGAAACAGCTCGCCGCAAGACTGTGTAAAGGCTTTTGTTTAGATGGAAATAGGCGATCCCGGAACGGAGTCCGGGATGACAATGCTGGCGGAGCGATCCCTGGTGAAAATGATGTCGCGATGTCGGTGCGGCAGGCGCTTTTGACATGCCAATCGGCAGCGGAAATGCTTGACCAGGTTGAAAAGCTCAAGGACGGGATTGCCCGTGAAATGGTCTTTGAGCCGGAACGCCTCGTGAACCTCAACGGCGCCAAAGAAACCGAACTCAAGTTCGGTGACCAGTTTAAAGGCCGTTAA
- a CDS encoding TIGR02147 family protein has product MDKFIDIFQFTHFRKYLDEYQAARVQTDPEFTRAGACALLGLPKTRSYYNDIVKGKKLTGRMIPKFVEVLGLNKKEAKYFETMVNFDQAKTTTERNAFFDELIKQHPDPHHILNEDAYEYYNHWYNSVLFTALDVMDVSDDLEPIQKRIFPKVSVGTLKRSLELLERIGFVRKNEDGFWKSSRDSVSSGAFNNSDLVRQYQLQCFELSKQALLADDENASDMGTFTFSVSDDAYKEIALEIQNLKAKVRKIITQDKKEATGVHQLNIHLFTNLKK; this is encoded by the coding sequence ATGGACAAGTTTATCGACATATTCCAGTTTACTCATTTCCGCAAGTACTTGGATGAATACCAAGCGGCTCGTGTGCAGACCGACCCTGAATTTACTAGGGCTGGTGCATGCGCTTTGCTTGGCCTCCCCAAGACTCGCAGTTACTATAACGATATCGTCAAAGGAAAAAAGCTGACCGGTCGCATGATTCCCAAGTTCGTGGAAGTACTTGGACTCAATAAGAAAGAGGCCAAGTACTTCGAAACGATGGTGAACTTTGACCAGGCGAAAACGACGACGGAACGCAATGCGTTTTTTGATGAACTCATCAAGCAGCATCCGGATCCGCACCACATCTTGAATGAAGATGCCTACGAGTATTACAACCACTGGTATAATAGCGTGTTGTTTACGGCGTTGGATGTGATGGATGTTTCGGATGATCTTGAACCGATCCAGAAGCGCATTTTCCCGAAGGTCTCCGTGGGGACGTTGAAGCGTTCGCTCGAACTACTGGAGCGCATTGGCTTTGTGCGCAAGAATGAGGATGGCTTTTGGAAAAGCTCTCGCGATTCGGTGAGCAGCGGAGCCTTCAATAATAGTGACTTGGTGCGTCAATACCAGTTGCAGTGCTTTGAACTTTCGAAGCAGGCGCTGCTTGCCGATGACGAAAATGCGTCGGACATGGGAACGTTCACGTTCAGTGTTTCGGATGATGCGTATAAAGAAATTGCCTTGGAAATTCAGAATTTGAAAGCCAAGGTGCGCAAGATTATTACGCAAGACAAGAAAGAGGCGACTGGGGTACACCAGTTGAATATTCACTTGTTTACAAATTTGAAGAAGTAA
- a CDS encoding HD domain-containing phosphohydrolase, whose product MKTFVSAHKLVQITILIVIGIVINRLLADLAIYFQLPLYLDSVGTIVVAVIGGFSPGAIVGFLTNFIGGFVDSSTFYYGTINVMIAVCAGIAARRGAFHHVSRLPMLLGMLMILSIPCSVLSYFLFDFKIAENVVTPIATALHESGLPVLLSQILADFCTEIPDKSISIIVAYVLIRLTPRWFANAFDSVSGRSHEDRYRSKNEIHTLKAQVTALLFVSSFALAVVATAVAYKTYSEAEIHETTLLAESVNRLVSDAIQNADSTTLHEYIHDLKGKHPRILTITPGMHETGKWDVSIVCTEAPNPVCTKFSLAAIRISVVLFCTKIFSTLFGLLLAIVFTAILIANRKVVYPIHEMTLEMDNFAYDSSRGRRESINQIKGLEVVTGNEIENLHSAIIKAVEEIDLYINKSEYQAASIAALQTNIITVLGDMVENRDETTGGHVRRTAAYAELIAQQLQRDGKEPEIDNAFVSTIAVAAPLHDIGKINISDVILNKPGKLTDDEFAEMKKHTVYGRDMLVRASKNLGETAYLKMAKEIAYSHHEWWDGSRGYPERLKGKDIPLSARIMAVADVYDALVSERPYKKAFSVDEAFRIITEDSGTHFDPEVVDAFVKNRETVEQIMKTKFED is encoded by the coding sequence GTGAAAACTTTTGTTTCTGCTCATAAGCTCGTTCAGATTACAATCTTGATTGTTATCGGTATAGTTATCAACCGATTGCTTGCCGATTTGGCCATCTATTTCCAATTGCCGCTGTACTTGGATAGCGTGGGCACGATTGTCGTGGCTGTAATTGGCGGGTTTAGCCCAGGGGCGATTGTCGGGTTCTTGACGAACTTCATTGGCGGTTTTGTCGATTCTTCGACTTTCTACTATGGCACGATTAACGTGATGATTGCCGTGTGTGCTGGGATTGCTGCTAGGCGAGGGGCGTTCCATCATGTTTCTCGTTTGCCGATGCTGCTTGGAATGTTGATGATTTTGAGCATTCCATGTTCGGTGCTTTCGTATTTCCTTTTTGATTTTAAGATTGCTGAGAATGTGGTGACGCCGATTGCAACGGCGCTTCATGAAAGCGGGCTTCCGGTTCTCTTGTCGCAGATTTTGGCGGACTTCTGCACAGAAATTCCAGATAAGTCCATTTCGATTATTGTGGCTTATGTGCTGATTCGCTTGACGCCTCGCTGGTTTGCCAATGCGTTTGATTCCGTTTCTGGTCGTTCGCATGAGGATCGCTACCGTTCTAAGAACGAAATCCATACGCTCAAGGCTCAGGTGACGGCTCTCTTGTTTGTGTCGAGCTTTGCGCTTGCGGTGGTGGCTACAGCGGTCGCTTACAAGACGTATTCCGAAGCGGAAATCCATGAAACAACGCTTTTGGCGGAATCGGTGAACAGGCTTGTGTCGGATGCTATCCAGAATGCGGACTCGACGACGCTTCACGAGTACATTCATGATCTCAAGGGCAAGCATCCGCGCATTTTGACGATTACGCCGGGCATGCACGAGACGGGCAAGTGGGATGTCTCGATTGTCTGTACCGAGGCTCCGAATCCGGTCTGTACCAAGTTCAGCCTTGCCGCGATTCGTATTAGCGTGGTGCTGTTCTGCACGAAGATTTTCTCAACGCTGTTTGGACTTTTGCTAGCGATTGTGTTTACGGCTATCTTGATTGCTAACCGCAAGGTGGTTTACCCGATTCACGAAATGACGCTTGAAATGGACAACTTTGCCTACGACAGTAGCAGGGGACGCCGTGAGTCCATCAACCAGATCAAGGGTCTTGAAGTGGTGACGGGCAACGAAATTGAGAATCTGCATTCGGCGATTATCAAGGCGGTTGAAGAAATTGATTTGTACATCAACAAGTCCGAGTATCAGGCGGCCTCGATTGCGGCTCTCCAGACGAACATCATTACGGTGCTTGGCGATATGGTGGAAAACCGTGACGAGACGACGGGTGGACATGTGCGCCGTACGGCCGCTTATGCAGAACTCATTGCCCAGCAGTTGCAGCGCGATGGCAAGGAACCCGAAATTGACAATGCGTTTGTTTCGACGATTGCGGTGGCGGCTCCGCTCCATGATATCGGCAAGATTAACATTTCTGACGTGATTTTGAATAAGCCGGGCAAGCTGACGGACGATGAATTTGCAGAAATGAAGAAGCATACGGTTTATGGCCGCGATATGCTCGTGCGTGCATCTAAGAACCTGGGCGAAACGGCTTACCTCAAGATGGCGAAGGAAATTGCCTACAGCCACCACGAATGGTGGGATGGCTCGCGTGGCTATCCGGAGCGCTTGAAGGGCAAGGATATTCCGCTTTCGGCCCGCATTATGGCGGTCGCGGATGTGTATGACGCGCTTGTTTCGGAACGCCCGTACAAGAAGGCTTTCTCGGTGGATGAGGCATTCCGCATTATTACTGAGGATAGCGGTACTCACTTTGACCCGGAAGTGGTCGATGCGTTCGTGAAAAACCGCGAAACCGTCGAACAAATCATGAAAACGAAGTTCGAAGATTAA
- a CDS encoding aminotransferase class I/II-fold pyridoxal phosphate-dependent enzyme yields MNYNPLAQALNAELSANGCCVLDMLSEQGKAIFFPRKGILGQGAEAKGSDINATIGTALEDDGSPLVLDCVLKSLNLPKQSFLYAPSFGNPDLRKEWKAQVIKKNPTLASKNFSNPVVTAALTHAISCAGYMFLDKDDEVIIPDLYWDNYELVFENARGAKIKTFNTFKNGGFDTEALKAALAASKSDKKVVLLNFPNNPTGYTATEKEAVEIAKILTECAAAGNKVVALLDDAYFGLVYEEGVTKESLFVKLVDAHENLLAVKLDGPTKEDYVWGFRVGFMSFGFKGATEAQLKALEDKAAGTVRGNISNAPSISQKILLAAYQSAEYAQQKAEKYATLKKRYDIIKEVLASHPEYKDAFEPMPCNSGYFMCIKPKGVDAEELRQKLIKDYSTGTIMLSGLIRVAFSAVPTEKLGKLFENIYNCVVAMKA; encoded by the coding sequence ATGAACTACAATCCTCTCGCTCAAGCTTTGAATGCAGAACTCTCCGCTAATGGTTGCTGCGTTCTTGATATGCTCTCTGAACAGGGCAAGGCCATTTTCTTCCCGCGCAAGGGTATTCTTGGCCAGGGTGCCGAAGCCAAGGGCTCCGACATCAATGCGACTATCGGTACAGCTCTCGAAGATGACGGCTCTCCGCTCGTTTTGGATTGCGTTCTCAAGTCTCTGAACCTCCCGAAACAGTCCTTCCTCTATGCACCGAGCTTCGGTAATCCGGACCTCCGCAAGGAATGGAAGGCCCAGGTCATCAAGAAGAATCCGACGCTTGCTTCCAAGAACTTCAGCAACCCGGTTGTGACGGCCGCTTTGACGCACGCCATTAGCTGCGCTGGTTACATGTTCCTCGACAAGGACGACGAAGTCATTATCCCGGACCTCTACTGGGACAACTACGAACTCGTGTTCGAAAACGCCCGTGGCGCAAAGATCAAGACTTTCAACACCTTCAAGAACGGTGGCTTTGACACGGAAGCTTTGAAGGCTGCCCTTGCTGCAAGCAAGTCCGACAAGAAGGTCGTTCTCCTCAACTTCCCGAACAACCCGACGGGTTACACCGCAACCGAAAAGGAAGCGGTCGAAATCGCAAAGATCCTCACGGAATGCGCTGCTGCCGGTAACAAGGTTGTCGCACTCCTCGATGACGCTTACTTTGGACTCGTCTATGAAGAAGGCGTGACGAAGGAATCCCTCTTCGTGAAGCTCGTGGACGCTCACGAAAACCTCCTCGCTGTGAAGCTCGACGGCCCGACCAAGGAAGACTACGTTTGGGGCTTCCGCGTTGGCTTTATGTCCTTCGGTTTCAAGGGTGCTACCGAAGCTCAGCTCAAGGCTCTCGAAGACAAGGCTGCCGGTACGGTCCGTGGCAACATTTCTAATGCTCCGTCCATCAGCCAGAAGATTTTGCTCGCTGCTTACCAGAGCGCCGAATACGCTCAGCAGAAGGCTGAAAAGTATGCAACGCTCAAGAAGCGTTACGACATCATCAAGGAAGTTCTCGCTTCTCATCCGGAATACAAGGACGCCTTTGAACCGATGCCGTGCAACAGCGGTTACTTTATGTGCATCAAGCCGAAGGGCGTTGACGCCGAAGAACTCCGCCAGAAGCTCATCAAGGATTACAGCACTGGCACGATTATGCTCTCGGGCCTTATCCGCGTTGCATTCAGCGCCGTTCCGACTGAAAAGCTCGGCAAGCTCTTTGAAAATATCTATAATTGCGTTGTAGCGATGAAAGCCTAA
- a CDS encoding citrate synthase, whose protein sequence is MSDTAILNYDGKKYELPVVTGTENEHGLDVSKLRKDTGLVTLDYGYLNTGSTKSAITYVNGEKGILRYRGYSIEDLAEKATFPETAWLLIYGELPNQEQLSHFRTLLTENALLHENLLHFFREMPPGAHPMGILSSVVNAVGLFTPRFYDDENIASAFELTTAGLISKIRTIAAFAYKASIGEPFVYPEAERSYCSNFLNMMFSSKARPYHPDPIMEKALNTLLIVHADHEQNCSTSTVRMVGSSQANLYASICAGICALWGPLHGGANQAVLETLLRIQQSGMTIEQVMAKAKDKNDPFRLSGFGHRVYKSYDPRAKVLKKLMYQVFEREHVHDPLLDVAIKLEEAALKDDYFVERKLYPNVDFYSGILYRAMGIPTNMLTVMFAIGRLPGWIAHWKEMHDDPQSKINRPRQIYTGKTERAWIDRDKR, encoded by the coding sequence ATGTCCGATACAGCAATACTGAATTACGACGGAAAGAAGTACGAACTTCCCGTTGTAACTGGTACTGAAAACGAACATGGTCTTGATGTAAGCAAACTCCGCAAGGATACTGGATTGGTCACGCTGGACTACGGTTACCTCAATACCGGTAGTACCAAGAGTGCCATCACATACGTCAATGGCGAAAAGGGAATTTTGCGCTATCGCGGTTATTCCATCGAGGATCTCGCTGAAAAGGCGACGTTCCCGGAAACCGCATGGCTCCTGATTTACGGTGAACTCCCGAATCAGGAACAGTTGAGCCATTTCCGCACGCTCTTGACCGAAAATGCCTTGTTGCACGAGAATTTGCTGCACTTCTTCCGCGAAATGCCGCCGGGAGCCCACCCGATGGGTATTCTCTCGTCCGTGGTGAACGCTGTTGGTCTTTTCACGCCGCGTTTTTACGACGACGAAAACATCGCAAGTGCATTTGAACTCACGACCGCAGGTCTCATTTCCAAGATTCGCACGATTGCCGCATTTGCTTACAAGGCAAGTATCGGTGAACCGTTCGTGTACCCGGAAGCGGAACGTAGCTACTGCAGCAACTTCCTCAACATGATGTTTAGCAGTAAGGCTCGCCCGTACCACCCGGATCCGATCATGGAAAAGGCGCTCAACACGCTCCTTATTGTCCATGCGGACCACGAACAGAACTGCTCCACTTCGACCGTTCGCATGGTGGGCAGCTCTCAGGCTAACCTTTACGCAAGCATCTGCGCCGGCATTTGTGCCTTGTGGGGGCCGCTCCACGGTGGTGCAAACCAGGCTGTGCTCGAAACGCTCCTCCGCATTCAGCAGAGCGGCATGACGATTGAACAGGTGATGGCAAAGGCTAAGGACAAGAACGATCCGTTCCGTCTTTCTGGTTTTGGTCACCGCGTTTACAAGAGCTATGACCCGCGTGCCAAGGTGCTTAAGAAGCTCATGTACCAGGTCTTTGAACGCGAACATGTGCACGATCCGCTTTTGGATGTGGCTATCAAGCTCGAAGAAGCCGCCCTCAAGGACGATTACTTTGTCGAACGTAAGCTGTACCCGAATGTGGACTTCTACTCCGGCATTCTCTACCGCGCTATGGGCATCCCGACGAACATGCTTACGGTGATGTTCGCGATTGGCCGCTTGCCGGGCTGGATTGCCCACTGGAAGGAAATGCACGACGATCCGCAGAGCAAGATTAACCGTCCGCGTCAGATTTACACTGGCAAGACGGAACGCGCTTGGATTGATCGCGACAAACGATAA
- a CDS encoding HD domain-containing phosphohydrolase, translating to MKNRIFAFNDTATFEKELVDFSNWCKENGSPTVCFQIHSEELDPGKLRPVWETLERVFPKVPWFGNSTSGNIVDCEKASEISISAIIFEKPTTKIQIHQYDFFNKSIRDIAREIVEEAKQNPWVKAVEIYHCISPFSTTNLCEGLDALDPSIQIFGGIVCSPDITSPNSCVFSSVGGHTTSGILVVFYGGPEFHVESRKISGWKPIGRNFHVTRSKGNVLYELSSLPAYEVYNKYLNIKNDNNFFYNALEFPMLYEHNGISIVRAAGASNPDGSLTMSSDIDEGSIVRLSYGEPQLILEKIKTESENAELFAPEVMHIFSCAARKAFWSKHKPTYEITAFKGLASSTGFFSHGEFLREKGFLNQHNITLVIASMREGAITKQGHAKGVIIPDEKSTRLPLAARMATFIRETSFELEQINSRLRVMNEHLQDVATTDSLTGLENRLAFDALLETINQEDSQENSWTMFLMDVNGLKYANDTFGHQAGDELIKAAAKAIKNTYGTNGNCFRIGGDEFAVITRAPLDSHYPMYSILQKNINEYNKKALYHLSIAVGASRLRSDSGIRKSISDWKMEADLNMYRDKVRYHKPVENDENQNLKDLISCLISVEEAKDSYTAHHSERVKAYSELIARFLGLSESSISLITHAAHLHDIGKIGIRDNVLTKPGKLTDEEFEIIKQHPVIGAKILMQSNYTHELVQIVLHHHERYDGRGYPEGLKGEDIPIGARVIAIADSIDAMTSKRVYRDAMSLDYCRNEIEKNLGVMYDPAIGKVVLEHWNEMVDSLLSMRTGRPKVV from the coding sequence ATGAAAAACAGGATTTTTGCATTTAACGATACGGCAACATTTGAAAAAGAACTTGTCGATTTTAGCAATTGGTGCAAAGAAAACGGTTCGCCCACCGTATGTTTCCAAATCCATTCCGAAGAGTTGGACCCCGGAAAACTGAGACCCGTTTGGGAAACATTGGAACGCGTTTTCCCCAAGGTGCCGTGGTTTGGCAACTCCACTAGCGGTAACATTGTGGATTGCGAAAAAGCAAGCGAAATTTCCATATCCGCCATCATATTCGAAAAGCCGACAACAAAAATTCAAATTCACCAGTACGACTTTTTCAACAAGTCCATCCGCGACATCGCCCGCGAAATCGTGGAAGAAGCCAAGCAGAACCCCTGGGTAAAAGCAGTCGAAATCTACCACTGCATTTCGCCGTTTTCGACGACGAATCTTTGCGAAGGGCTCGACGCCCTGGATCCAAGCATCCAGATTTTTGGCGGCATCGTCTGCTCCCCCGACATCACGAGCCCGAATTCCTGCGTATTTTCATCCGTGGGCGGTCACACCACATCAGGCATTTTAGTTGTATTCTACGGCGGTCCGGAATTTCATGTGGAATCCCGCAAGATTAGCGGATGGAAGCCCATCGGCCGTAACTTCCACGTCACTCGTTCCAAAGGCAACGTCCTTTACGAATTGAGCAGCCTCCCCGCCTACGAAGTTTACAACAAGTACCTGAACATCAAAAACGACAACAACTTTTTCTACAACGCCCTTGAATTCCCAATGCTCTACGAGCACAACGGAATTTCCATCGTGCGTGCAGCAGGAGCAAGCAATCCCGACGGCTCTCTCACCATGTCTTCGGATATCGACGAGGGTTCAATCGTCCGCCTCTCGTATGGCGAGCCGCAACTGATTCTCGAAAAAATCAAAACCGAAAGCGAAAACGCCGAACTGTTCGCCCCCGAAGTCATGCACATATTCTCCTGTGCGGCTCGAAAGGCATTTTGGTCCAAGCACAAACCGACATACGAAATTACAGCGTTCAAGGGGCTCGCCTCCAGCACGGGATTTTTCTCGCACGGTGAATTCTTGCGCGAAAAGGGATTTTTAAACCAACATAACATCACGCTCGTCATTGCATCAATGCGCGAAGGCGCCATTACAAAACAGGGACACGCCAAAGGCGTCATAATTCCGGATGAAAAATCCACCCGTTTGCCACTCGCCGCCCGCATGGCCACATTCATTCGCGAAACGTCGTTTGAACTGGAACAGATCAACAGCAGGTTACGTGTCATGAACGAGCACCTGCAAGATGTCGCCACGACAGACAGCTTGACAGGTCTTGAAAACAGGCTCGCATTCGATGCACTTCTAGAAACAATCAACCAGGAAGACTCCCAAGAAAATTCTTGGACCATGTTCTTGATGGACGTGAACGGCCTCAAATACGCAAACGACACCTTCGGCCACCAGGCCGGTGACGAATTGATCAAGGCCGCCGCCAAAGCCATCAAAAACACCTACGGCACCAACGGCAACTGCTTTAGAATCGGTGGCGACGAATTTGCCGTCATCACACGAGCTCCGCTGGATTCGCACTATCCGATGTATTCCATACTGCAAAAGAACATCAACGAATACAATAAAAAGGCGCTTTACCATCTGTCGATAGCTGTAGGCGCAAGCCGCCTGCGCAGCGATTCCGGAATTCGCAAGTCCATCAGCGACTGGAAAATGGAAGCCGACTTGAACATGTATCGCGACAAGGTGCGTTACCACAAGCCGGTCGAAAACGACGAAAACCAGAACCTCAAGGATTTGATTTCTTGCCTGATTTCAGTCGAAGAAGCTAAAGATTCCTATACGGCTCACCATTCTGAACGCGTAAAAGCATATTCGGAATTGATTGCCCGTTTCTTAGGGCTTTCGGAAAGTTCAATATCGTTGATTACACATGCAGCACACTTGCATGATATTGGCAAAATTGGCATTCGCGACAATGTGCTCACCAAGCCGGGAAAACTTACCGACGAAGAATTCGAAATCATCAAGCAGCACCCGGTCATTGGCGCAAAGATCCTGATGCAGTCCAACTATACACATGAACTTGTGCAAATTGTGCTGCACCACCACGAGCGTTATGACGGCCGCGGCTACCCGGAAGGTCTTAAAGGCGAAGACATCCCCATAGGCGCCCGCGTCATTGCCATCGCAGACTCAATAGACGCCATGACAAGCAAGCGCGTTTATCGTGACGCCATGTCGCTAGATTACTGCCGCAATGAAATCGAGAAGAATCTAGGCGTGATGTACGACCCCGCCATTGGCAAAGTCGTTCTGGAACACTGGAATGAAATGGTCGATTCCCTATTGTCAATGCGTACCGGCCGCCCCAAAGTCGTTTAA
- a CDS encoding branched-chain amino acid aminotransferase, giving the protein MCTFAKKVNTMQVDLNTVDWKTLPFGYYDTDYNVRCYYRNGEWGKIEVSSSKDISIHMAATCLHYGQEGFEGLKAYTGKDGKVRIFRVDENAKRMQNTANRILMAVPPVELFREMVHTVVKLNKRFVPPYGYGATLYIRPLLIGMSPEVGVKPADEYLLMMFVTPVGPYFKDGFKPVDMMISRNYDRAAPQGTGTVKVGGNYAASLQSLAEAKKLGYSSTIYLDAKEKKYIDECGPANFFGIKGKTYVTPKSESILPSITNKSLQQLAEYLGYTVERRQVPFEELAEFSETAECGTAAVITPIKKIVDPVAGKEFTYGDGKNPGPVCTELFNKYTAIQFGEAEDPFGWTEVVDL; this is encoded by the coding sequence ATATGCACATTTGCAAAAAAGGTTAATACTATGCAAGTTGATTTGAATACTGTCGATTGGAAGACGCTCCCCTTCGGTTATTACGATACCGATTACAATGTCCGCTGCTACTACCGCAATGGTGAATGGGGCAAAATTGAAGTATCTTCTTCCAAGGACATCAGCATCCATATGGCCGCTACTTGCTTGCATTACGGCCAGGAAGGTTTTGAAGGCCTCAAGGCTTACACGGGCAAGGACGGCAAGGTCCGTATTTTCCGCGTCGATGAAAACGCTAAGCGTATGCAGAATACGGCCAACCGTATTTTGATGGCTGTTCCGCCGGTTGAACTTTTCCGCGAAATGGTCCACACTGTGGTGAAATTGAACAAGCGCTTTGTTCCGCCTTATGGTTATGGCGCAACGCTCTACATCCGTCCGCTCCTGATTGGTATGAGCCCGGAAGTGGGTGTGAAGCCTGCTGATGAATATTTGCTCATGATGTTTGTGACTCCGGTGGGTCCGTACTTCAAGGATGGGTTCAAGCCGGTGGACATGATGATCAGCCGCAACTACGACCGCGCTGCTCCGCAGGGTACGGGTACGGTGAAGGTCGGCGGTAACTACGCTGCAAGCCTTCAGTCCCTTGCTGAAGCCAAGAAGCTCGGTTACTCCAGCACGATTTATCTCGATGCTAAGGAAAAGAAGTATATCGACGAATGCGGTCCGGCAAACTTCTTCGGCATCAAGGGCAAGACCTACGTGACCCCGAAGTCCGAATCCATTTTGCCGTCTATTACGAACAAGAGCTTGCAACAGTTGGCTGAATACCTCGGCTACACTGTGGAACGTCGCCAGGTTCCGTTCGAAGAACTTGCTGAATTCAGCGAAACGGCTGAATGCGGTACGGCTGCCGTGATTACCCCAATCAAGAAGATTGTGGATCCGGTCGCTGGCAAGGAATTCACTTACGGTGACGGCAAGAATCCGGGCCCGGTTTGCACGGAACTTTTCAACAAGTACACTGCAATCCAGTTCGGTGAAGCTGAAGATCCGTTCGGCTGGACTGAAGTTGTCGATCTTTAA